DNA sequence from the Lachancea thermotolerans CBS 6340 chromosome H complete sequence genome:
ATTCAGCAATACTATCGAAAAAGTTGAGCTCTCTAATGGAAAAAAAGTATCAGCGCTCAACTTGGCTACCCCGACTGATTTAGTTGCGTATGGTTTAATTCCAGAGCTTATCGGGAGGGTCCCCATCATAACAGCTTTAGAACCCTTAGAAAGAACCGATCTATACCATATTCTGAGAGAGCCTAAGAACGCACTTTTGAATCAATACGAGTacattttcaagcagttcGGTGTAAAACTGTGCGTAACAGAAAAAGCGCTTATGAAGGTCGCCCACTTTGCTCTAGATGAAGGGACTGGCGCAAGAGGATTGCGTGGAATCATGGAGCGCTTGCTCTTGAATGTCAACTACGAGTGCCCCGGGTCTGGCATTTCATATGTTCTTGTGAACGAAGATACTGTGAAATCACTGCAACTTTCTGAGCACTCTTTGTCAACTCACGTAAATGCCAAATATTACTCTCGGGGCGAAAGGGACAAATTCATCGAGGACGTTCACAAAGAAGACTCTAAGCAAGGGAGAGAGCTTGACCGTCTCTATGGGAGAACGGCCACTCTAGTGCGAGAGGGAAACGTAGATCAATGTCCAGAATAGAAAATTTAAATCATTAATGAATATAAAATATTAGATTGCCTATTTTAAggcttttgagctgttATCAGAACAAGACGGACAACTCCAGCATCTTCATCTGCTTTGCCCATGTGTTCTTCTACGTAGCGCAGTGGAAAACTGGCTGGGTTTGTGCCTGGAGGTTTGACCTCTGAACTCAAAAGATCGTTTCTAAGTTGGTAATCGTAGTTACGAATCGCCAAAAATTCGAATAGAAACCCCATATTGTGCCGTAAATCGCCTCTTTTTAAGCTAAAAACTGAATGCTTAATGTTAACAAAGCCTGCAGCTTTCAACGCTCCAACTAAGTGTCTCATAGGAAACACCTGAAGACCTGCCTTTACAGCTTCCATAGATATCACGTCATTTAGGGCTTTCATTTCTAGCAACGTAGGaaattcttttgagctcttttcAATATCGTAACCATCGTTAACATTCGTGAGATTGCAAGCAGACGTTTCCAGAAAACCTCCAGGACGTATGCATCGGAAAAGTTCGTTGATGAGTCCTTTCCATTTTTTAAATTCCAATGAAAACCAAACATCAGGGCATATTATAACGGGAAAAGATTCATCTTTCAAGGGTATCTTGATTTGTAAAAACTCTTTTTGGTAAGAGTTTGcctcctgcttcttggAGGCACcgttttctcttttgaaaggtttGGGAGCCTCCCTTCGGGTAAACATACAGTGAGAAGGAAGGACcagttttctgaaattCGCAAGAGTCGATGCGTAGTAGTCATCCAAGTAACTATTTTGAATAGTCAAGTTCATTTTGACAGAATCACTTTGTGGTGCACGCTTCGATGATAGTGGGTTATCGCCCTTGTCACCGCTTGCGTGTGAGTTTTTACGCCTAAAGAAGTTGCTAATTCCTAACCCTGTAGAACTTTTAGCTGACTTCGTGGATTGGTCTTTTTTGCCACTTTGGCCTTGTTTTTGGGAAGAAAAACTCTCTTGGCTTGAGTTTTGAGATATGCTTGGCCTGCAGGTCTCATTAATGCCCTTGGCCCTCATCTCGGCTGCGAGTTTGTCAAGGTCGCGACCAACGCAGTCTTGAACAATAACATGACATGCTCTTGCACTGCTGGTTTCTGGAACATCGGTTTGCGGGTCGACAAAAATGTCGTTCCCCGACCTCACAGGCTCTCGCATTACGCTTTCCGAGACTTTTCCATATGAAACGTCAGAGGACGACGTTGTCGCTGACGTTGCAGGAGAGGACGAAGCCGATGAAGGCGGTGATAATGTGGTGTCCCCATCCACATCAGCGGTGGTCGACGTTGCGTTTCCGCTGCTATCCTCCCCCTCATCTTCTGTAGTCAGTCTGCCCAGAAAGGAGAGATCGACGAACAGATCAACAATGTTCCAATTCGGCTCGTCTAGGGCCAGCTGCCAgcccagctcttcctcaaaGGTGCATCGTATCAGTAAAATATCGGCTCTAATGATCGTTTCCTGCAAAGCACTGGGAGGAGGTCCGGAGCAAGACAATTCTCTTTTTATGCTCGCATTCTTTTGAGGCTCGTAGTTCACCAAGTAGTCCACTATCtcgtttgaaaacaaaaacgagtTGTTGTCTATCATGAACTCGAGAGACTGCAGATACCACAGCTGCACTATTTCGCCAATCTCATGATAGTCAACACCGGCAGTGTAAGAAGGGTAGCCACCGGCAGTAGCGTTCGCGGCTACGCTAACGTTGAAGGGAAGACACGCCGATGCATATTGTCTAGAAGAGTGATAGACTTCCAGGAACTTCACAAATGATGCAAGCCGAGTTTTCGCGTAGGTATAGCAGTCCGACAGCGGCGTTTGCGCATTAAACATGTAAAATATTTCgagttttgaaaaaagcggGTTGTAGCGTGGGTCGTAAATTATCTCGCGCGGCGTCCCGTTCACATTCAAGACCACTGCATTCAGAGAATGCTTATGGCTGTGAACTGTCTCGCCAATTTTCGGGAGCGTGTTCCACCAACGCGCGCGCGTCGGGCAGGGCTTGGCACCGGGCTCTTCCGGCACAGACGAGCAATATGGGTATGAAACCGCACTGGCGGCTGAAGGCACCCTTGTCATTGCTTCCGACACCTTAGGCGCCGGCAGCTCTTCTGTTATTGTCGAAATCGACGACGTCCAAGACGGCGATTTCGTGTTTTTGGAGCTGTCGCTCACGCCCAACGCCTTGCCCACGCCCGGAACAAATCCGCTATTTCGCCGTGAGCCGTCGGTGCACTCCAGCTCTCCCTTTGAGTGCTGTTTTTTCTTTCCCTCCATGTActatttttgttttcgctCTAGAATTTTGCTAGCGCTGATATGCCCTTGGAAAACGCTACTGACCCAACCTtaaaacttcaaaacgcCTAAAACCTTGAAACCCTTTATTGCCAACCGAGAAATACCTTGATCCGAGCTTCTAAAATCCCCTATAGTCTCTTATGCTCCTTGCTGTTTTTAGATATTCTAGCAACTCTTTTTCGACTGTTTAGTTTTTTCGCCTCATGCAGAGAAACTACAAATTGCGACGAAAGGGGAACTGCATGAGGAAATAAAGAATAAACATCAGTGTAGTGGAAGAGCATTCTCATGTCAGGAACCCACCTACTTGCGAAGTTCTGCTAGTAGGATTATGTGGACATGTTGTTGGGGCCGGATTCGGCCTGTCCAACTGAATAACTTATATGGTCTCTGAACAATGCAGTTGTGGGGAACGCATCAAGACATGAAAattgatttgaaaaaaaaggcttTTAATTAAGGCTAATGGGTCCACAGGTTGGATACAGAGGTGAAGATCCCTTACGGATGAGTTTAACTAGTGCTCCATGCTCGTCGTATATGTGAAAGATACGTCCTAAGCCATCAGCTGCAGGACTCTGCTAGTGGCAACGGTTTCTTTACGGTTTCCCCAGGTAACCACTGAGAGGACCCtacaaacaaacaaacatCTCAAAATGGGCGACAGGCATAGCAAGCATGAAAAGAAGGATCCCGTTCAATTACAGTCAGGCCCCGTTTGGAGCCGAGTATGCAGGATTAGCGTCCTGTGGCTGCGATCACGAGTGATATACGTTGGATTTTGTATACCGCTCTACGGCGGATCTGAGCGTTTCGGCGCGCACCTTCGACACGC
Encoded proteins:
- a CDS encoding uncharacterized protein (weakly similar to uniprot|P38321 Saccharomyces cerevisiae YBR225W Hypothetical ORF) encodes the protein MEGKKKQHSKGELECTDGSRRNSGFVPGVGKALGVSDSSKNTKSPSWTSSISTITEELPAPKVSEAMTRVPSAASAVSYPYCSSVPEEPGAKPCPTRARWWNTLPKIGETVHSHKHSLNAVVLNVNGTPREIIYDPRYNPLFSKLEIFYMFNAQTPLSDCYTYAKTRLASFVKFLEVYHSSRQYASACLPFNVSVAANATAGGYPSYTAGVDYHEIGEIVQLWYLQSLEFMIDNNSFLFSNEIVDYLVNYEPQKNASIKRELSCSGPPPSALQETIIRADILLIRCTFEEELGWQLALDEPNWNIVDLFVDLSFLGRLTTEDEGEDSSGNATSTTADVDGDTTLSPPSSASSSPATSATTSSSDVSYGKVSESVMREPVRSGNDIFVDPQTDVPETSSARACHVIVQDCVGRDLDKLAAEMRAKGINETCRPSISQNSSQESFSSQKQGQSGKKDQSTKSAKSSTGLGISNFFRRKNSHASGDKGDNPLSSKRAPQSDSVKMNLTIQNSYLDDYYASTLANFRKLVLPSHCMFTRREAPKPFKRENGASKKQEANSYQKEFLQIKIPLKDESFPVIICPDVWFSLEFKKWKGLINELFRCIRPGGFLETSACNLTNVNDGYDIEKSSKEFPTLLEMKALNDVISMEAVKAGLQVFPMRHLVGALKAAGFVNIKHSVFSLKRGDLRHNMGFLFEFLAIRNYDYQLRNDLLSSEVKPPGTNPASFPLRYVEEHMGKADEDAGVVRLVLITAQKP